In Clostridium thermosuccinogenes, the genomic stretch TTTTACTTCGGCAGCTTCAACTTTATCAGCCTCCCGGCCGCTTTCAATACTTCCGGGGTCTTGTTTTGCCGCTTCCTGCTGCTCTTCCACCGGTATATCGGCCTTTTCAGCTTTGGAAGCCGCAGTTCTTCTTCTGCGTTTTACAACAACCTCCGGAACCGCCTCTTGTGGCTGTTCCTGTTCTATATTTGATTTATTGTCAACATTCTCAGTTTTTCTGCCTTCTTCCAGAATTTTTTCTATCAATTCATCTTTTTTCAGCCTCGAAATATTCTTTATATTCATCATTTTTGCAATATAACGCAAATCTTCCAAAGTTTTTCCCTTAAGATTAATATCTTCCATACTCCACCGCCTTAATAAACTTTTTCTATATATATTAAATATAACGGGATTTCATATATAATAGATATAACAAGTGAACCCTTACGAAATTAGAAATAATACCTATGGGGAGACTTGTGAATACCACTGATAAAATTATAACATCAAATATATTTTTTGTCAAAACAACTTTTTGTCCAGCTTACCGTCCACCTTGCCATACAAGCAACCTCAGCAATAATAACCTGAATATATAATTACCCATCATGTAATATTATAAAACCAATTACTGCAAACTATGTATGCATTTTTGCCCATTCTCCTTCCCTTCATGCCTTACTTTCCTCACAGCCAAGCAATATTTGATTTGAAGAAAGCAATTTCTTCAAATCCTCGTTGGAACCGGTTCCAATTTCAATACTTCTTCCGCATATACTGCATTTTAACAGTATTTTCTCTGTAAACAGAAAAAGTTCAATGTCCCTGTTGCCACATGTGCAATACAAATTGCCCTTCTCTGCGATATCATGGATTTTATTCAACGAATCAAAAGCCACTTGGGTATTTTTAAAGTAGCTTTCATATCCCAGCATATCCACCAATTCGTCCAGTTCCTCTTCAACTCCGTCAACTTTCTTCCTCACCTCATGGTCGTTGCCGACAAAGCATTGCTGTATGCCAGTAATAGGGCAGTTAAAAACCTCAATGCTTTTTGAAACCATCTCCCTTCTGCTCACATTATATGTATGCTCCCTTCCGCATGCGATACATCCTACCCTGAGCGCATATTTTTTCGGGCTGTCCTTTAATATGACCGCACTGCATTTCCCGCACCGGCATTTTAATTTAAGCTCTCTTTTGTCCGGCAGTTCAAAGACCGATATGTTAAAGAACTCATAGGTTCCGCAGAAATAACATTTATAAGCTATGGTTATGTTGGTATCAATAAGCACGCTAACACCTCACATAGGCGAAAATCATTCAACACATTCCTTTTTCATAAATCTATGACCGTGGATATCCAATAGTTCAAATCAAAACTGCAAAAATGAAAACATTAGCAACTGAAAGATCAAAGCTTTCTTAAGAACTTCACAAGGAGTGTTTCTGATATTGCACAGTTTATCTTAAATCCTACAGTGTATATTCGCCGGATATTCCAAAATTCCTCCTTGGAATGATACATATTATATGATTGCCAAATATTTCTCAATTAATACAGGATGGTGCTCACTTTATATAATTTCTTTGGAATTGCGGCAAACTGGCGAAAATATTTTTTGAGGCATCCTTAAGACACAAAAAACCGGCAGGCTGCCTGCATTGTAGCAGGTGCCTGCCGGTTTTATATTAGGCTGTTATACGGCCCAACCATTATTCGATTCAATATTTTGCCTTATACCTGAAGGTATTTGTATATGATAATTGCAGCCTGGGCACGGGTGAGTTCGCCCTTGGGATTGAAATATCCGTCATATCCGCTGATAATATTCAAGCCTTGAGCGATGGATATATATCCTATGAGATCAGGATTGATTTCATCCTCGTCCTTGAATATGCTCTTGTAAATGCCTTTAATGTCTGCAACCTTATCATATTTCAATGCCCTGATGATGAATTTAACACTGTCTTCTCTGGTTAAAACCGCATTCGGAGCCTTCTCTCCTTCTCTTACTATGCCTTGTCTCATCATATAAGAGTACAGGGCATCCGTTTCCTTATCGCCGCCCCTTTCAGATACGGGTACATAGTAATCCTGCAGGGTTTTGGATAAAAGGGTAAGGAAATCTTTCTGGGTTATGCTGTCATTAGGCCTGAATTCATTTCCATCGAGGGAAATTCCATAGGCTGCGAGAATTTTTATCTCATCTTCGGCATAATGCCCGTCTATATCGCTGTATTCTGCGACCTTCACCTCTTCATACGGTTTACCGTCGTGATTCAATATTGCTCCGGTTTCAGGATCGAATATCCAAGGTTTCCTCGTATTCAAGGCATAGACCAGCTTCACTTCCACATTGTTATAATCCGGAGCATAGATTACTTTTTCATACAGGCTATTGTTATTATTATAGACGAACTTATATTGGAGCTCCAAGCCCAGATTCTTAAATAATGTTTCATAAGCTTTATCAGGAGTAACATTATCTTTTACGGCAGGGAATTTCTCATCAAACCATGTCATATCAAAGCTGTATATCCGGCCGTTCACAGCGTCATATCCAACCCTGAGTGAATTGTCCGGGAAGGGTATGCCGTTCACCATTCTCGTATATACCAGGCTATACTGAAGGGGTTTTTCTTCTTTTCCGTCTTCAGCCAATGGTATGACTATGCCTCTGCCGTTTGATCCTTCATATTTTGTCTGCTCAAACAGATCCGGCTTAAACTCCTTAAGGAATTTCTCCGCAGCAGCTTTTGCATCATCCTCATCATACTTGGCCTGCGCTTTTGCATCATAAGGCATGCTTGTATAGAAGTTCATTATTTCTTTTGTTTCCGCATTTATGCTTACATTGACATATCTGTAATCTCTGCCATCCTTGTCTTCTTTTGCAAAGCTGAGACTCCACAGGAAATCTTTCCTGTTCGGCCAAGCCCTTGAAAGCCATGCATTTGTGAGCTTATATTCATCGGTAAGGCCCAGTACGGATAATCCTCTTGCAACCTTTTCAGCATCATCCTTGCTTATCAGCTTGGAGGCTTCTTCCGCTGCTTCCAGCTCCTCAGGGCTGAGAACTACTTGTTCTACTTCAGCAACAGACTTTAATGCCATGTCGGCAGTTGCGCCCATTCCTCCGGCAAATACGTAGTAATAACCTGTCTGGATCATTTCGCCGGTCAAGGCATCTATGGCATACATGCTGTCATATACCGGAACATAGGCAGGGAATATATTGATTTTTTCATTTTCGTAGTCATAAGAATATTTGTATACCAGCTTCAGGCCCATTTTTTCCTTAAAGGCTTTTTGTGCAGCCTCCGGAGCTATTGCTTTGCTGCTGTCCGGGAATACCAGGCCGTCATTCCAATTATAATAGTAATATCTTACTTCACCACTATCGCGGTCTACTGTAATACCGATATTGTTTTCATATAACGGAAATCCCTTTTCTGTCCTGTAAAAAGTGAAATAATAATCAGAACTCATGTATAAAAGCTGGTTTTCATCTTCCAACTTAACATTGGCAGCCGCTTCGGGATTGACCTTTTTTACAAAAGCTTTTGCAGCCTTTAAGGCATCATCTTTGCTGATTTTGGGAAGCTTTTTTCTATCGGAATAATTGTAAGGTTTATAATGCTCATAGGAATATATCGTGCCCTTCTCATCAGCCGATACCATTATGCTTCCTCCGAGATCATCCTTGCTTTCCCATCTCAGGTACCATATCTTTTTACCATCCTGCTGTGTGTAAACGTCATAATTCTTGCTGAAGATAAAATCCTCGGGGATGTCAATCTTTGACTTTACACCTTTTATGGCCGCCTCCAAGCCTTTGTCAGACTCTGCGAAAGCCTGCATCGGCATAAGTGAGACGAAAAGCATAGCCAAAGTTAAAAACATTGCAACATACCTTTTCATCCAGTAACACCTCTTTAAAATAGTTTTACTTATTAGACTTGGTTAATCATGAAAAGTTCCATAAAATATGCCAAAGATTCAGGATATTTTATACATAATTTACTCATTGCGCTGGCATTTTCTAATGCACAAGCTCCGAGTCAAGGAAATAGAAGCGATAAGAAGCAAAATGGCACAACAAATTAATTTTCATAAGCATTGCATAAGTGATATAATTGGTATATATCACATATAAGAAAGGCGGTTTCCTATGAACGGATATATTGATTATGCAGTCCAACAAGTGATAAATCTTTGCAATATACCCAGCCCCACCGGTTTTACAAAGCGGGTGCAGAATTATCTTGTGGAAGAGTTTGTTAACCTTGGATATAAGCCTGTTTTGACCAATAAAGGCTCCGTACTTGTTGATCTCGGAGGAAACGGTGATGTCCTGGTGCTGGCTGCCCATGTGGACACTCTAGGTGCCATGGTACGGGCCATCAAGGATAATGGCCGGATCAGAATCTCAAAAATAGGCGGGTATCCAGGAAACTATATTGAAACTGAAAATTGCATAGTCCATACAAGGACTGGTAAGGAATACTCCGGAACGATACAGCTTGTAAATCCCGCAGTTCACGTAAATAAGGATGTCTCGGATACGAAAAGGGATGATTCCAACATGGAAGTGGTACTGGACGAAAAGGTGAAGTCAAAGGAAGATGTTTTGAAGCTGGAGATAAACACAGGGGATTTCATCTCCTTTGATCCAAGAACGGTGTATACCGCGAGCGGATTTATAAAAAGCAGGCATTTGGATGACAAGGCCAGTGCAGGAGTATTGATCGCCCTTGCCAAATATATAAAGGATACCGCCCCGCAATTGCACAGAAAGGTTTATCTGCTTTTCACCACCTATGAAGAGGTAGGTCATGGAGGCTGCTCCGGACTTCCGGACAATGTGAAAGAAATGATATCGGTGGATATGGGTGCTGTCGGCGACGACCTTCAAGCTGATGAATTTAAGGTCTCCATTTGCGCCAAAGACTCCCAGGGACCTTATGATTACGATATCACCACCAGACTGATTGAACTGGCAAAAAAGAACAACCTGAATTATGCGGTGGATATATATCCTTACTATGGCTCGGACGTGGATGCCGCGCTTTCTGCAGGATATGACCTGAAACATGGTTTGATAGGTCCCGGAGTGTCAGCATCCCATGGATACGAGAGAACCCACAGGGAGGGCATAGGAAATACGCTGTCTCTCTTGAAAGAATATGTGGAATCTCCCTGATGCAATATTAAGCAATATCATATTGAAAGGAATTGATCCATGAAATATTTAAAAATGTCTGCATTTATACTTCTTTATATGGCAGTATATTTTATAATCTCCAACTATATAGGATTTGTATTTGGAATATTCTACATGATAAAAGAGATTATAGTGAACCCAGATGTCTTTTTATATGGAAGTCCGGATGCGTTTATGGACACCTTTGTTAAAAACTCTGTGTGGTTTATGGCCATTGCAGCTTTGGTTTCCTTCCCGATATACGCATTCATACTGTGGCTTCGCAAGCAAAACATTTTTAGGGTTTGCGGCTTCTCCGGAATATCCGTCAAAGACATGGCAATTACAGCCTTAATGGGAATATCCCTGAACTTTGTAATAGAATATCTGGTAGCCATATCATCATTAAATGATCTTTCCCCTTCCGTACAACAGATGTTCAGCCAGATTTTTGACGGCAACAGCTTTGTTGTAATTCTCATCGCCATCGGCATCGTCGGTCCGTTTATAGAAGAAGTGATTTTCAGAGGCCTGATATTAAATGAATTAAGACGCAATATTCCCTTAACTGCCGCAGTAATAATTCAGGCAGTCCTGTTTGGAGCATACCATATGAATCTCACCCAGGGCATTTATGCAACCCTCCTCGGCATTATCCTTGCTCAGGCTTGCATCAAAATGAAGTCCATATGGGCTCCCATCCTCATTCATATGCTTTTCAACAGCACCAGCGTAGTTCTTGCAAAGCTCATCGACCCGTATATTCTGATGACCTATCAGTATTTTATACTGGCGGGCAGTGTCATTCTGCTGGTGTTTACATCCATACTCGCCTGGAGGGGCAAAAAAAGCATAGTAAACATCTATTGACATTTGATTAATATACAGAACCGGCGAAATGCTTTGTCCGCCGGTTTTGCATATTCTATTCCATGTCCGGTTATACCTGGCTTTATTTGGCTTATCCAATACTTTCTATTTCCTCCGTACCCTTAGGTACACAATTTATTGTTCCGCTTTTCCATAAATCATTTGATGTCTTTAATAGCCTTTTCTGCAAAGCTCGTATCCGACAGTTTTTCATAAGGAACTGTCTCATCCAGCTCTCCTGCCGTCTGCATAACCTCCTGCAGCAAGTCAAAGGAAGCTTTCTTGAGGATCGGGTCCGTGTTCCATGCCTCTATTTCCTTGTATCTTTTTGTAACCATCTTCAGCAGATCAAGATCGGTATCCGGGAAAAAGGACTGGATCGCTTCCGCCACTTCCTCCGGAGTATGCTCCTTCACCCATAACTGGCCTTTGTAGATGGCGTTTGTAAACTTCTGTATAGTATCCTTGTTCTTGTCTATGTAGCTCTTTTTCGCATAGTAGGCCGTGTAGGATATTTCACCACTGTCCTTGCCTATGGAAGTGAGCACATAGCCTTTGCCCTCTTTTTCCACCAGTGATGCCGTAGGCTCAAACAGGGCAACATATTCAGCATCAGTTCCGGTGAAAGCTCCTGCCATGACCGAGAACTGTATGCTTGTATCAACGTTTACATCCGTCCCCGGCATTATTCCATGTTTCTTCAGGACATATTCCAGGGTCATGTTGGGTACTCCGCCTTTTCTTCCGCCGATTATGGTTTTGCCTTTTACATGGGACCAGTCGAAATCGGGGTCCGGATCTTTACCTACCAGGAAAGACCCATCCCGGTTGGTAAGCTGTGCGAACACTATCGGATAGTCTTCCTTGCCTTCATTGTATACGTAGATTGCAGCCTCCGGACCGGAGAACCCTATATCCACCTGATTGGACAATACAGCCGTCATGACCTTGTCAGCTCCCTGCCCGGTGGAAAGCTCAATCTCCAATCCCTCTTCTTTGAAGAAACCTTTGCTCAGCGCAACATATTGAGGCGCATAGAACACAGAACGTGTAACCTCACTAAGCCTTACCTTTTTGGGTCCCTCTTCCTTGCACCCTGCCAGTACAAAGGAGAAACCAACGGCAATAACAAGCAACAGTGCAATAATTTTTTTCATTTTCAACCCTCCTATTTTATTTATAACTTTGTACCATTTATGGCTTCAAAAGCTTATGCTTTCTTAAAGCATTTTCATTGGAATTAAATCTTTTTGATTTCACAGATGTCTGCCCTAAAAGGCGCACCTGTCTTTTAAAATCCTGGAAAACTCCCGGTTCAATCAATGCCCATTGTTTTTTACCAGAAGCTTTTCAAGATAAGCCACTCCCTGATACATCAAGGTAGCTGCAATGGCCAGAATTATCACGCTCGTCATTACCAGATCCAGTTGGAACACCTGGCCGCCGTAGATGATAAGGTATCCCAGGCCGGCTTTTGACACCAGGAATTCTCCCATGATAACACCTACCCAGGACAACCCTACGTTGATCTTAAGAGAATTTATTATTGTTCCGAAATTGGCCGGGATCACTACCTTGGTGAGGATCTGAAGCCGGTTTGCCCCAAAGGTCTGCACCAGCTTTATCTTATCCTGATCCACCGTAAGAAAGCCGTTTAAAACCTCCATGATGGTTACGATAAGGGATATGGCCAAAGCCATAACTATGATGGAGCCAGGCCCCGCGCCCATCCATACAATGATGATGGGGCCCAGGGCAACCTTCGGCAGGCTGTTCAGAACCACCAGATATGGTTCCAGGACTCGGGAAAGGAACTCCGACCACCATAAAATTATGGCAATCACAGTGCCGGTAATGGTTCCCAGCAGGAAACCCACGATGGTTTCCAGGCATGTTATACCTACATGCTGGAACAGTTCTCCTCCCTTATATAGGTTTTGGAATGTCTTCACCATCCTGGACGGCTGGCTCGTTATAAAAGGATCTATGAGCTTTAAGTTTGCAGCGATTTCCCAGGAAATAAAGAACAATACCAAAAGCGCTATTTGTGTAGTCAAAATCGCCGTTTTCCTTAATTTCAGCTTGCGTAGGTATTCTTTCCTTTCTTTCGAAATTTCATTTCTTATGCTATCAGACATGTATATCCAGCTCCTTCCATATAGCATTGAAGTAGTACCTGAACTCAGGAGCTTCCCTGCAGGACAGTGGACTCCTATTTTCACAGTCGAACTTTATCTCGTGTATATTTTTAACTCTGGCGGGCCTACTGGTAAGGACGATCACCCTATCAGCCATGCTTATGCTCTCTGAAATATCATGGGTTACAAGAATAGCTGTCTTGTTCTCCTTTTTTATAATCTTGTATATATCGTCGGTAACCGCAAGCCTGGTCTGGTAATCCAGTGCGGAGAATGCCTCATCCAGTAGCAGTATTTCGGGTTTTGTAGCCAGGGTTCTTATCAGCGCAGCCCTTTGCCGCATCCCTCCCGACAGCTGATAAGGATATTTGTCCTTAAATTCATAAAGCCCGTATGTTTTTAACAGGTTCAGGGCATATTGCTTGTTTTCATCCGTCATTATCTTTCTGATCTCAAGCCCCAGAAGGACATTCTGAAGTATGGTCCTCCAGTCAAAAAGATGGTCCTTCTGCGGCATGTATCCCACATCGCTGGAAGGGCCCCTCAGACTCTTGCCGTTTATCAGTACATGTCCGGATGTGGGCGTAAGAAGCCCGCATATTATTGACAAGAGCGTAGATTTGCCGCACCCGCTGGGGCCGACAATGCTGATAAACTCACCCTTTTTTACGGATAGGTCGATATTTTCAATTGCATTGATTTCGCCGTTCAAAGACTGGTACTTCATTCCAAGGCCGTTGATTTCAACTATGTATTCCAGCGCAAACACCTCCTGCAAACAATTGACGAACATGAGCCGAATTTCACTATACAGCAACCAGCTCAGCCTCAAGAGTTTATCCTTCACCACCAATATATTACATAGGGTATTAAAGGGTGCGAAATATTTCAGATGTTAACCATGATTTGCAAAGGTGTAAAATGGCTGATATCAAGGATAATAGGACTTTAAAACAGGAAATGAGTATTAAATGCTTTATTACAATGTGGTAAGAGTAAAGCCTTCTGAATTAATTGACGTTTCAACAGATACTATGATGTTTCAATTCCAATATGGCACGATTAAAGCCCACTGTATCGATGCAGATATTTACAAAAATGATGAGTTTCAATTCCAACATGGTACGATTAAAGCGGTTAAGCTATGTGTCCTTCCCGAAAGTGTTTACGCGTTTCAATTCCAACATGGTACGATTAAAGCATTGCCATTTATATCACATCCTCAGAAATATCTTCATGTTTCAATTCCAACATGGTACGATTAAAGCACCGACGGAAATGCGCATATTTCAAGGCATTCCGGTGTCGAAAACACTTATTTTTGCAATGAACCTCCAGTCGTGCAAAAAACACTGTACCTTCATGATTTCATTCCCTCTATAATAGCAATTGTACCATATTCTTCATAAGTTTTGAATAAAGTTATCAGTTGGGATTTTTTCTCTGCCTATAACGCCTTTTGAAAGCCATCTTTTTTCCGAGACATAAAAATTCTAACTGAGTCCGATTGGGTTATTTTTGTGTATTGTAAAATAAAAGTACAGCAAGTTGCCACGTAAAAGTGCAGCAGCTTGCCAAACAAATTTGAGAATATTTTACAGTAAATATTAATACAACTTTCACTGCGGTTGATTTCTATCGTCAACGGCAGGCATATTTAGCTATTCATGATTTTGATAGAAGAAAAAAACATTGCCAGCACCCAATTAAAAATAGTACCCTTTAGTTGTCAATGCTAAGGGGGTACGGAAAGGATGCTAACAATGGCTGATATTAAGTATATCAAAGATTTATCGGATAAGAAAGGCTTATCCTTACGAGAAATTTCAAGAATAACCGGTTTTAACTTCAGAACTGTCCAGAAATATGTGGATAAGGATGATTGGTCAAAACCATTAACCAGAAAAAAGAACAGCAAAAGTGTACTTGACTCATTTGCAAAAACTATTGATGAATGGCTGGAAGCCGATTTAAAGGCACCAAGGAAACAGAGACATACAGCCAAAAGAATATATAATCGGCTTAGTAAGTTATACAAAGATGAATTTACTGTATCATATCGAACTGTTGCCAGATATGTAGCAGAAAAGAAACGAAAACTATATGGAAGCAATGAAAGCTATATCCCGCTTTATCATCCTGCCGGGGAGGCGCAGTTAGACTTTGGAATGGCAGAATTTGTGGAAAACGGGATTCGATATGAAGGCTGCTATGTGGCCATGTCTTTCCCATACAGCAATGGCGGTTACATACAGGCCTATAAGGGAACCAACATTGAATGCCTGCTCCAGGGTATGCAAAATATATTCAATCACATGGGACGAGTTCCCACCTGTATATGGTTTGATAACGATAAGGCTGTTGTAAAGAAGATATTGACTAACGGTGAGAGGGAAGTTACAGACGCATTCAACAGATTTCGACTGCATTATGGTTTTGAGAGTAATTTCTGCAATCCCGACAGTGGGCATGAAAAAGGGCATGTGGAAAACAAGGTAGGCTATTCAAGAAGAAATATGCTGGTTCCGGTGCCGGAATTCAAAGACCTTCAAGAATTTAATAAGAACCTGCTGATCGAATGTGATGAAGATATGCATCGTAAGCACTACTTAAAAGATATCCTCATTAAAACTCTGTTTGAACAGGATAAGAAAGCAATGAAACCTTTGCCAAAAGCTGAGTATGAGATCTACCGTCTTGAGAAAGTGAAGTCCGATAAATACGGGAAAGTGAACTTTGAAAACAGAAAATACTCTGCCAGTCCTGAGCATGCTCAAAGGGAGCTTTTTGTGAAAGCCAATGCTTTCAATGTCTGGATTCTTGATGATCAGTATCAGGTTGTTCAATGGCATAACCGATTATATGGAAAACAAAAAGAATCTATGAAATGGGAACCCTATCTGGTACTGATGAGTAACAGACCAAATGCCATAAAATATACCGGCTTTTTTCAGCAGTTGCCCCAAACATTGCAGGAGTACCTTTCTGGCTGTGATTACGAGCAAAAGAAAGCTACCCTAAGAATGCTGAAGAAGATGGTTGCTAACAGTGAGCTTGAAACAGCAGTGGATGCTT encodes the following:
- a CDS encoding ABC transporter substrate-binding protein, with product MKKIIALLLVIAVGFSFVLAGCKEEGPKKVRLSEVTRSVFYAPQYVALSKGFFKEEGLEIELSTGQGADKVMTAVLSNQVDIGFSGPEAAIYVYNEGKEDYPIVFAQLTNRDGSFLVGKDPDPDFDWSHVKGKTIIGGRKGGVPNMTLEYVLKKHGIMPGTDVNVDTSIQFSVMAGAFTGTDAEYVALFEPTASLVEKEGKGYVLTSIGKDSGEISYTAYYAKKSYIDKNKDTIQKFTNAIYKGQLWVKEHTPEEVAEAIQSFFPDTDLDLLKMVTKRYKEIEAWNTDPILKKASFDLLQEVMQTAGELDETVPYEKLSDTSFAEKAIKDIK
- a CDS encoding ABC transporter permease; the protein is MSDSIRNEISKERKEYLRKLKLRKTAILTTQIALLVLFFISWEIAANLKLIDPFITSQPSRMVKTFQNLYKGGELFQHVGITCLETIVGFLLGTITGTVIAIILWWSEFLSRVLEPYLVVLNSLPKVALGPIIIVWMGAGPGSIIVMALAISLIVTIMEVLNGFLTVDQDKIKLVQTFGANRLQILTKVVIPANFGTIINSLKINVGLSWVGVIMGEFLVSKAGLGYLIIYGGQVFQLDLVMTSVIILAIAATLMYQGVAYLEKLLVKNNGH
- a CDS encoding CPBP family intramembrane glutamic endopeptidase, encoding MAVYFIISNYIGFVFGIFYMIKEIIVNPDVFLYGSPDAFMDTFVKNSVWFMAIAALVSFPIYAFILWLRKQNIFRVCGFSGISVKDMAITALMGISLNFVIEYLVAISSLNDLSPSVQQMFSQIFDGNSFVVILIAIGIVGPFIEEVIFRGLILNELRRNIPLTAAVIIQAVLFGAYHMNLTQGIYATLLGIILAQACIKMKSIWAPILIHMLFNSTSVVLAKLIDPYILMTYQYFILAGSVILLVFTSILAWRGKKSIVNIY
- a CDS encoding ABC transporter ATP-binding protein translates to MFVNCLQEVFALEYIVEINGLGMKYQSLNGEINAIENIDLSVKKGEFISIVGPSGCGKSTLLSIICGLLTPTSGHVLINGKSLRGPSSDVGYMPQKDHLFDWRTILQNVLLGLEIRKIMTDENKQYALNLLKTYGLYEFKDKYPYQLSGGMRQRAALIRTLATKPEILLLDEAFSALDYQTRLAVTDDIYKIIKKENKTAILVTHDISESISMADRVIVLTSRPARVKNIHEIKFDCENRSPLSCREAPEFRYYFNAIWKELDIHV
- a CDS encoding YcdB/YcdC domain-containing protein, which encodes MKRYVAMFLTLAMLFVSLMPMQAFAESDKGLEAAIKGVKSKIDIPEDFIFSKNYDVYTQQDGKKIWYLRWESKDDLGGSIMVSADEKGTIYSYEHYKPYNYSDRKKLPKISKDDALKAAKAFVKKVNPEAAANVKLEDENQLLYMSSDYYFTFYRTEKGFPLYENNIGITVDRDSGEVRYYYYNWNDGLVFPDSSKAIAPEAAQKAFKEKMGLKLVYKYSYDYENEKINIFPAYVPVYDSMYAIDALTGEMIQTGYYYVFAGGMGATADMALKSVAEVEQVVLSPEELEAAEEASKLISKDDAEKVARGLSVLGLTDEYKLTNAWLSRAWPNRKDFLWSLSFAKEDKDGRDYRYVNVSINAETKEIMNFYTSMPYDAKAQAKYDEDDAKAAAEKFLKEFKPDLFEQTKYEGSNGRGIVIPLAEDGKEEKPLQYSLVYTRMVNGIPFPDNSLRVGYDAVNGRIYSFDMTWFDEKFPAVKDNVTPDKAYETLFKNLGLELQYKFVYNNNNSLYEKVIYAPDYNNVEVKLVYALNTRKPWIFDPETGAILNHDGKPYEEVKVAEYSDIDGHYAEDEIKILAAYGISLDGNEFRPNDSITQKDFLTLLSKTLQDYYVPVSERGGDKETDALYSYMMRQGIVREGEKAPNAVLTREDSVKFIIRALKYDKVADIKGIYKSIFKDEDEINPDLIGYISIAQGLNIISGYDGYFNPKGELTRAQAAIIIYKYLQV
- the istA gene encoding IS21 family transposase → MLTMADIKYIKDLSDKKGLSLREISRITGFNFRTVQKYVDKDDWSKPLTRKKNSKSVLDSFAKTIDEWLEADLKAPRKQRHTAKRIYNRLSKLYKDEFTVSYRTVARYVAEKKRKLYGSNESYIPLYHPAGEAQLDFGMAEFVENGIRYEGCYVAMSFPYSNGGYIQAYKGTNIECLLQGMQNIFNHMGRVPTCIWFDNDKAVVKKILTNGEREVTDAFNRFRLHYGFESNFCNPDSGHEKGHVENKVGYSRRNMLVPVPEFKDLQEFNKNLLIECDEDMHRKHYLKDILIKTLFEQDKKAMKPLPKAEYEIYRLEKVKSDKYGKVNFENRKYSASPEHAQRELFVKANAFNVWILDDQYQVVQWHNRLYGKQKESMKWEPYLVLMSNRPNAIKYTGFFQQLPQTLQEYLSGCDYEQKKATLRMLKKMVANSELETAVDAFNYCVQKGIQDLDSIWARYYSMVFANAPIPDIVVKDEIPCLSYEVNNSIYDDLLERGLPHA
- a CDS encoding M42 family metallopeptidase, translated to MNGYIDYAVQQVINLCNIPSPTGFTKRVQNYLVEEFVNLGYKPVLTNKGSVLVDLGGNGDVLVLAAHVDTLGAMVRAIKDNGRIRISKIGGYPGNYIETENCIVHTRTGKEYSGTIQLVNPAVHVNKDVSDTKRDDSNMEVVLDEKVKSKEDVLKLEINTGDFISFDPRTVYTASGFIKSRHLDDKASAGVLIALAKYIKDTAPQLHRKVYLLFTTYEEVGHGGCSGLPDNVKEMISVDMGAVGDDLQADEFKVSICAKDSQGPYDYDITTRLIELAKKNNLNYAVDIYPYYGSDVDAALSAGYDLKHGLIGPGVSASHGYERTHREGIGNTLSLLKEYVESP